In Catalinimonas alkaloidigena, one genomic interval encodes:
- a CDS encoding DUF92 domain-containing protein: protein MHPETWRKVVHIGMVGFACLIGRLSPLGISAACLLALAFNLIALPRLTQRALERPADRQRGFSIGLLAYPAILLLLSLIFFRQQVFLAVGWGAMAFGDGCATLIGRRFGRHPLPWNRHKTWEGSLAFCLAGGLGTAGLLHLLPAETLSPLTEHAWAIVLLWAIGSAALAESVADSLNDNLVVPLVAATVAYLVVELPPAEQWAAPVGVGWALGAVGLAAASAVVSKRMDLVGGLTGWGVAVAIFMGGGWTGLFLLLLFFVLGSGASRWRLAQKERLGVAEANRGQRSVRNAVANGGVAAVCGLMAWWFPAQATLWQAMQAGSLASATADTLASELGNVYGRHYVNILTFRPDLRGRDGAISLEGTLLGAAGSLLLAVAFGLTHAWPVAAGVGLAGVLGNAVDSVLGATLQRHGYLSNHTVNLMNTLFAAGLMYLIVSQ, encoded by the coding sequence ATGCACCCGGAAACCTGGCGGAAAGTCGTCCACATCGGCATGGTAGGATTTGCGTGCCTGATCGGGCGGCTTTCCCCTCTTGGGATCAGCGCGGCGTGTCTGCTGGCGCTGGCGTTTAACCTTATTGCGCTACCTCGGCTTACGCAGCGGGCGCTAGAGCGACCCGCCGACCGTCAACGGGGCTTTTCTATTGGCCTGTTGGCCTATCCGGCCATTCTGCTACTGCTCTCTCTGATTTTTTTCCGACAACAGGTGTTCCTGGCCGTCGGGTGGGGGGCCATGGCGTTTGGCGATGGGTGTGCTACGCTGATCGGTCGTCGGTTCGGGCGGCATCCGCTTCCCTGGAATCGTCACAAAACCTGGGAAGGATCGCTCGCGTTTTGCCTGGCCGGAGGGCTGGGAACGGCTGGACTTTTGCATCTGCTGCCCGCCGAAACGTTATCTCCCCTGACTGAACATGCCTGGGCCATTGTCCTGCTGTGGGCCATCGGTAGCGCCGCCCTAGCCGAATCGGTAGCCGACAGTCTAAACGATAACCTTGTGGTGCCGCTGGTGGCCGCGACGGTGGCCTACTTGGTCGTAGAGTTGCCTCCGGCGGAACAATGGGCTGCGCCGGTCGGCGTAGGCTGGGCCCTCGGGGCTGTAGGGCTGGCGGCGGCGAGCGCCGTGGTGTCCAAACGAATGGACCTGGTGGGTGGCTTGACCGGGTGGGGAGTGGCCGTAGCCATTTTTATGGGTGGCGGCTGGACGGGGCTGTTCCTGTTGCTGCTCTTTTTCGTGCTGGGGTCGGGTGCCTCGCGCTGGCGACTGGCGCAGAAAGAACGACTGGGCGTGGCGGAAGCCAACCGGGGGCAGCGCTCGGTGCGCAATGCTGTCGCGAACGGCGGGGTAGCAGCCGTATGCGGACTGATGGCCTGGTGGTTTCCGGCGCAGGCTACCCTCTGGCAGGCCATGCAGGCGGGGAGTCTGGCTTCTGCCACGGCCGATACGTTGGCCTCGGAGCTGGGCAATGTGTACGGAAGGCATTACGTGAACATCCTCACGTTTCGACCCGATCTGCGCGGGCGCGACGGCGCCATCAGCCTGGAAGGTACGCTGCTGGGCGCTGCAGGAAGTCTGCTGCTGGCGGTGGCGTTTGGCCTTACGCACGCGTGGCCAGTGGCGGCGGGAGTGGGGCTGGCCGGGGTACTGGGCAACGCCGTCGACTCCGTATTGGGGGCCACACTGCAGCGGCACGGCTACCTGAGCAACCATACGGTCAATCTGATGAATACGCTGTTTGCTGCCGGGTTGATGTATCTCATTGTAAGTCAGTGA
- a CDS encoding YiiX/YebB-like N1pC/P60 family cysteine hydrolase, with the protein MYRFCFLCGLLLWTTGVWAQAAFQPRPGDLLFQDLDCGPLCDAIETVTEGVAGANFSHVGIVSSVEGEDVWVTEAVSAGVKRTRLADFLARSHDAEGHPKVLVGRLKPAYQALIPAALAQLPRYEGKPYDGVYRMDDSTYYCSELVYAIFLPESPQPLFSVQPMTFNDPATGQPFPAWVDYYQQLGLPIPEGEPGLNPGSVSRAEALEIVHAYGRPSGWQPLK; encoded by the coding sequence ATGTACCGTTTCTGCTTCCTCTGCGGCCTTCTTTTGTGGACCACGGGTGTGTGGGCGCAGGCCGCCTTCCAACCCCGGCCCGGCGATTTGTTGTTCCAGGACCTGGACTGCGGTCCGCTGTGCGACGCCATCGAAACCGTTACGGAAGGCGTGGCGGGCGCCAACTTCTCGCACGTCGGCATTGTTTCGTCGGTAGAGGGCGAAGATGTCTGGGTAACAGAAGCGGTTTCGGCGGGAGTAAAACGGACCCGACTGGCCGATTTTCTGGCGCGCAGCCACGACGCCGAAGGCCATCCCAAGGTGCTGGTCGGTCGGTTGAAACCGGCGTATCAAGCGCTGATCCCCGCCGCTCTGGCGCAGTTGCCCCGGTACGAGGGTAAGCCGTATGACGGCGTGTATCGCATGGACGACAGTACGTACTACTGCTCTGAGTTGGTGTACGCCATTTTCTTACCGGAGAGTCCACAGCCGCTGTTTTCCGTGCAACCCATGACGTTCAACGATCCGGCCACCGGGCAGCCTTTCCCGGCCTGGGTCGACTATTACCAGCAACTCGGGTTGCCCATTCCGGAAGGCGAACCGGGCCTCAACCCCGGCAGCGTTTCCCGTGCCGAGGCGCTTGAAATTGTGCACGCCTACGGACGCCCCAGCGGCTGGCAACCGCTAAAATAA
- a CDS encoding GNAT family N-acetyltransferase, giving the protein MIRRATLADLPAVTTLFAHTVRNVSIRHYDAAQVAAWAAGSENVDRWQERLTQHHFLVTEQGGQLTGMASLTAEGYLDVLFVHADHQGNGIASRLLGRLLHHAAAQRLARVTTEASITARPVFESMGFRVVQAQQVEVRGQWFRNYRMEVSVPPPMLETRRLLLFPFTLADATDFYALNQDPDVMRYTGDTAFSSFREARAFLEHYSETTYRPYGYGRWTVLRRETGEYLGWCGLKYLPELGETDLGYRFYRHAWGQGYATEAARACLTYGFEMLGLTRVVGRALRANDASIRVLEKVGMHFEKLFPSAKPRAFATRWTSTPTRRRRPPDFIPTLF; this is encoded by the coding sequence ATGATACGCCGTGCTACCCTGGCCGACCTTCCGGCCGTTACCACCCTCTTCGCCCATACGGTGCGAAACGTCAGCATCCGCCATTACGACGCGGCGCAGGTAGCGGCCTGGGCGGCCGGCAGTGAAAACGTGGACCGGTGGCAGGAGCGACTTACCCAACACCATTTTCTGGTTACGGAACAGGGGGGACAACTCACCGGGATGGCTTCGTTGACGGCGGAAGGCTATCTGGATGTTTTGTTTGTCCATGCCGACCATCAGGGGAACGGAATCGCCAGTCGGCTCCTTGGCCGGTTGTTGCACCACGCCGCTGCGCAACGCCTCGCGCGCGTGACGACCGAAGCCAGCATTACGGCGCGTCCGGTATTCGAGTCGATGGGTTTTCGGGTGGTGCAGGCGCAACAGGTAGAAGTCCGCGGCCAGTGGTTCCGCAATTACCGGATGGAGGTTTCGGTACCCCCACCCATGCTGGAGACCCGCCGCTTGTTGCTTTTTCCCTTCACGCTGGCCGATGCCACCGACTTTTACGCCTTGAATCAGGACCCGGACGTGATGCGTTACACCGGCGACACCGCATTCAGCAGCTTTCGGGAAGCGCGTGCCTTCCTGGAGCATTATTCTGAAACGACGTATCGGCCCTACGGGTACGGCCGCTGGACGGTGCTCCGCCGCGAAACCGGCGAATACCTGGGCTGGTGTGGGCTGAAATACCTGCCGGAGTTGGGCGAGACCGACCTGGGGTACCGGTTTTACCGCCACGCCTGGGGGCAAGGCTACGCCACCGAAGCGGCCCGGGCCTGCCTGACCTATGGCTTCGAAATGCTGGGACTGACGCGCGTGGTGGGCAGAGCCCTGCGGGCGAACGATGCTTCGATTCGGGTGCTGGAGAAAGTCGGTATGCACTTCGAAAAGCTATTCCCTTCGGCGAAACCACGGGCGTTCGCTACGCGCTGGACGTCTACACCTACGCGCAGACGCCGCCCACCTGACTTTATTCCGACCTTATTTTAG
- a CDS encoding fatty acid desaturase family protein: MRSFQGITDPREATPPATRLDFFFLSLMRDPRDLPFVHLTLKICLTIVPLGILLFMPWLTGLAWWGVALLYFYLNNLVFKGPFGLMLHCTSHRPWFKKEYDWLNYFLPWIVSPFFGQTPETYFGHHIGMHHPENNLDEDKSTTMYYQRDSFRGFLKYFGLFMAVGFVDLFSYLKAKNRSRLAYKALAGELSFFLLCIGLAFVSLKATIVVFLLPFFIFRFIAMLGNWAQHAFVDARDPGNAYKNSVTCINVRYNHKCWNDGYHIGHHIRPALHWTQHPDFFLKHLDEYAENQALVFEGLDFGRIFILLMRKRYDTLASHLVNVHDAFENDEEVIALMKRRCQRIPRPEARELVH; the protein is encoded by the coding sequence ATGAGATCTTTCCAGGGAATTACTGATCCGAGGGAAGCGACACCACCCGCCACCCGGCTGGATTTCTTTTTTCTGTCCCTCATGCGCGACCCGCGCGATCTGCCGTTTGTTCATCTGACTCTGAAAATCTGCCTCACCATCGTGCCGCTGGGCATTCTCCTGTTTATGCCGTGGCTGACCGGCCTCGCCTGGTGGGGCGTGGCACTGCTCTACTTTTACCTGAATAATCTGGTGTTTAAAGGGCCGTTCGGACTGATGCTGCACTGCACCAGCCACCGCCCCTGGTTCAAGAAAGAATACGATTGGCTGAATTACTTTTTGCCGTGGATCGTGAGTCCGTTTTTCGGCCAGACGCCCGAAACGTACTTTGGACACCACATCGGCATGCACCACCCGGAAAACAACCTGGACGAGGACAAAAGCACGACGATGTATTACCAGCGCGATAGTTTCCGGGGCTTTTTGAAGTACTTCGGGCTCTTTATGGCCGTTGGCTTCGTCGATCTGTTTAGCTACCTGAAAGCCAAGAACCGCAGCCGGTTGGCCTACAAAGCGCTGGCTGGCGAACTAAGCTTTTTTCTGTTGTGCATCGGTCTGGCGTTTGTGAGCCTCAAAGCCACGATCGTGGTGTTTTTGCTGCCGTTTTTCATCTTCCGGTTTATCGCCATGCTGGGCAACTGGGCGCAGCACGCTTTTGTCGACGCCCGCGATCCGGGCAATGCCTACAAAAACAGCGTTACCTGCATCAACGTCCGCTACAACCACAAATGCTGGAACGACGGCTACCACATCGGGCACCACATTCGCCCCGCTCTGCACTGGACGCAACATCCGGATTTCTTCCTGAAACATCTGGACGAATATGCCGAAAACCAGGCGCTGGTCTTCGAAGGGCTGGACTTCGGACGCATTTTTATTTTGCTGATGCGCAAACGCTACGACACGCTGGCCAGCCACCTTGTCAACGTGCACGACGCCTTCGAGAACGACGAAGAAGTGATCGCACTGATGAAACGGCGCTGCCAGCGCATCCCCCGCCCCGAAGCGCGCGAACTGGTACATTAA
- the uvrA gene encoding excinuclease ABC subunit UvrA encodes MLLKNDVSAPDHTTTTLPQNGTTSSVSDATGHESIEIYGAREHNLKNIDLTIPRNRLVVITGISGSGKSSLAFDTVYAEGQRRYMESFSAYARSFIGDMERPDVDKINGLSPVISIEQKTTSRNPRSTVGTTTEIYDFMRLLFARAGEAFSYLTGERMVKRSEDQIINHIMETLDGQKLTLLAPVVKGRKGHYRELFQQLRKSGFTKVRVDGEVQELVPKMQVDRYKVHDIEIVIDRVVVREADRFRIAQSVNTALNHGKGIIMTLDGDDNVQTLSKFLTDPKSGLSYDEPAPNLFSFNSPYGACPTCNGLGQIEEITEDSIIPDPTLSISRGGIAPLGEYRDIWIFKQLQTLLKRYKLSLSTPIEQFPKELMKAILHGTDEAIPVPSKKYPGTSWHIQFDGIISFLQKQQDSESDKIRDWVRDFTSIKTCPDCQGARLKKESLHFLIDGKNIAELAQLDISDLAAWFVGLEDRLDDRQRRIASEVLKEIRKRIGFLIDVGLEYLDLDRPLRTLSGGEAQRIRLATQIGTQLVGVLYILDEPSIGLHQRDNVKLIKALQDLRDLGNTVIVVEHDKDMMLACDYLVDIGPGAGRHGGHVVAQGTPQEFLQQQSLTARYLNGQREIAVPAERRKGNGKKLVIKGAKGHNLKNVTFTLPLGKMTAVTGVSGSGKSSLVHDTLYPILNQHFFHAKRDPLPYKSVKGLEHLDKVIEVDQSPIGRTPRSNPATYTGVFTDIRALFSSLPEAKIRGYKPGRFSFNVKGGRCETCEGAGMKLIEMDFLPNVHVPCETCKGKRYNRETLEVRFKGKSIADVLDMTVEQAVEFFENQPKILRKIQTLHEVGLGYITLGQHATTLSGGEAQRVKLATELSRRDTGQTLYILDEPTTGLHFSDIQHLLDVLNKLADRGNTVLIIEHNLDVIKVCDHVIDLGPEGGAGGGTIVVEGAPEKIANAAESYTGKFLKLELGQA; translated from the coding sequence ATGCTGCTGAAAAACGACGTTTCCGCACCTGACCACACCACCACCACGCTGCCCCAAAACGGCACGACTTCTTCTGTTTCTGATGCCACCGGCCACGAGTCGATCGAGATTTATGGCGCGCGCGAACACAACCTGAAAAACATCGACCTGACCATTCCGCGGAACCGCCTCGTGGTGATTACGGGGATCAGCGGCAGCGGCAAGTCGTCGCTGGCCTTCGACACTGTCTACGCCGAGGGACAGCGCCGCTACATGGAGAGTTTTTCGGCCTACGCGCGGTCGTTCATCGGCGACATGGAACGGCCCGACGTCGACAAGATCAACGGCCTGAGTCCGGTCATCTCCATCGAACAGAAAACCACGTCGCGTAACCCCCGCTCGACGGTCGGCACCACGACGGAGATTTACGATTTTATGCGTCTGCTGTTTGCGCGGGCGGGCGAAGCGTTTTCGTACCTGACGGGCGAGCGCATGGTGAAGCGGTCGGAAGACCAGATCATCAACCACATTATGGAGACGCTCGACGGACAGAAGCTGACGCTTCTGGCCCCGGTGGTTAAGGGCCGAAAGGGCCACTACCGCGAACTGTTTCAGCAGTTGCGCAAGAGCGGCTTCACGAAGGTGCGCGTCGACGGCGAGGTGCAGGAGCTGGTCCCGAAAATGCAGGTGGACCGCTACAAGGTGCACGACATTGAGATCGTGATCGACCGGGTGGTGGTGCGTGAGGCAGATCGCTTCCGCATTGCGCAGTCGGTCAACACGGCGCTGAACCACGGCAAGGGCATCATCATGACGCTCGATGGCGACGACAATGTGCAGACGCTGTCCAAGTTCCTGACCGACCCGAAATCGGGCCTGTCGTACGACGAGCCCGCGCCGAACCTGTTCTCGTTCAACTCCCCCTACGGGGCCTGCCCGACCTGCAACGGCCTGGGGCAGATCGAAGAAATTACGGAAGATTCCATCATTCCCGATCCCACGCTCAGCATCAGCCGGGGGGGCATTGCGCCGCTGGGCGAATACCGCGACATCTGGATCTTCAAACAATTGCAGACGCTGTTGAAGCGCTACAAACTGAGCCTGTCGACGCCCATCGAGCAGTTTCCGAAGGAGCTGATGAAGGCGATTCTGCACGGGACCGACGAGGCTATTCCGGTGCCCTCCAAGAAATATCCCGGCACGTCGTGGCACATTCAGTTCGACGGCATCATCTCCTTTCTGCAAAAGCAGCAGGACTCGGAATCGGACAAGATTCGCGACTGGGTGCGCGATTTTACGAGCATCAAGACGTGCCCCGACTGCCAGGGCGCGCGCCTGAAGAAAGAGTCGCTCCATTTTCTGATCGACGGAAAAAACATCGCCGAACTGGCGCAACTCGACATTTCCGACTTGGCCGCGTGGTTCGTAGGGCTGGAAGATCGCCTCGACGACCGCCAGCGCCGCATCGCTTCGGAAGTGCTGAAAGAAATCAGGAAGCGCATCGGCTTCCTGATCGACGTGGGCCTGGAGTACCTTGATCTGGACCGTCCGCTCCGTACCTTGTCGGGCGGAGAGGCGCAACGCATTCGTCTGGCGACGCAGATCGGCACCCAATTGGTCGGCGTGTTGTACATCCTCGACGAACCGAGCATCGGGCTGCACCAGCGCGACAACGTGAAGCTGATCAAAGCCTTGCAGGACCTGCGCGATCTGGGCAATACGGTGATCGTGGTAGAGCACGACAAAGACATGATGCTGGCCTGCGACTACCTGGTCGACATCGGGCCGGGTGCCGGGCGGCACGGGGGGCACGTCGTGGCACAGGGCACGCCCCAGGAGTTTCTCCAGCAGCAGAGCCTCACGGCGCGCTACCTGAACGGCCAGCGCGAAATCGCCGTGCCGGCCGAACGTCGCAAAGGCAATGGCAAAAAGCTGGTGATCAAAGGTGCGAAGGGCCACAACCTGAAGAACGTCACGTTTACGCTGCCCTTAGGTAAGATGACCGCCGTCACGGGCGTCTCCGGTTCGGGCAAATCGTCGCTCGTGCACGATACGCTCTACCCCATCCTGAACCAGCACTTCTTCCACGCGAAGCGCGACCCACTGCCGTACAAGTCGGTGAAGGGCCTGGAGCATCTGGACAAAGTTATCGAAGTGGACCAGTCGCCCATTGGGCGGACGCCGCGTTCCAACCCGGCGACCTACACCGGCGTGTTTACCGACATCCGGGCGCTGTTTTCTTCCTTGCCCGAGGCCAAGATCCGGGGCTACAAACCGGGCCGTTTCTCGTTCAACGTGAAGGGCGGTCGCTGCGAAACCTGCGAAGGGGCGGGCATGAAACTCATTGAAATGGACTTTCTGCCGAACGTCCACGTGCCGTGCGAAACCTGCAAAGGCAAGCGCTACAACCGCGAAACGCTGGAAGTGCGGTTCAAAGGCAAGTCCATCGCCGACGTGCTCGACATGACGGTAGAACAGGCCGTGGAATTCTTCGAAAACCAGCCGAAAATCCTCCGGAAAATCCAGACCCTGCACGAAGTGGGCCTCGGCTACATCACCCTCGGGCAACACGCCACGACCCTGTCGGGCGGGGAAGCGCAGCGCGTGAAACTGGCGACCGAACTCTCGCGACGCGATACCGGGCAGACGCTCTACATCCTCGACGAACCGACCACGGGCCTTCATTTTTCGGACATCCAGCACCTGCTCGACGTGCTGAACAAGCTCGCCGACCGGGGCAATACGGTACTGATCATCGAACACAACCTGGACGTGATTAAGGTCTGCGACCACGTAATCGACTTGGGGCCGGAAGGCGGTGCGGGCGGTGGCACCATCGTGGTCGAAGGCGCGCCCGAAAAAATTGCCAACGCTGCCGAAAGCTATACCGGCAAGTTCCTGAAACTGGAGCTGGGCCAGGCGTAA
- a CDS encoding AI-2E family transporter: protein MDASLRNFGRKLGLLFLIAVALLAIQFLTHELLLLFAAIMLAILWRGTARWLHAKTRVPVGWALALTILVQFGVIAGLIALLAPNVAEQVSQLSDRLPQIVDEVKSAAQSSSVGQMLWKQLPDSSEWLGGDSQQITQRVFSFFTLTLGAVFDVVIIVVLATFLAIDPLLYVRGFLRLIPTEQRPRAAQVLITLNITLFRWFIGKILDMTSVGIMTAIGLWALGMPLVLTLSLIAFFFSFVPNLGPLLSAVPPVLLAFVQSPSMALYVALLYLGIQAFESYLITPNIQKHAIQMPPVLLLAVQVFFAKLLGALGLLLSTPILATVMILVKMLYVKGTLGDQHLDVAFEEEAARRSHALLPEEPSA, encoded by the coding sequence ATGGACGCCTCTCTCCGCAACTTCGGGCGGAAGCTCGGTTTACTGTTCTTGATTGCCGTCGCCCTCCTGGCGATTCAGTTTCTGACCCACGAACTGTTGCTGCTGTTTGCGGCCATCATGCTCGCGATTCTCTGGCGCGGTACGGCCCGGTGGCTGCACGCCAAAACCCGAGTGCCGGTCGGGTGGGCGCTGGCGCTGACCATTCTGGTGCAGTTTGGTGTGATCGCCGGGTTGATCGCGCTGCTGGCCCCGAACGTGGCCGAACAGGTCAGCCAGTTGTCGGACCGGCTACCGCAGATCGTCGACGAAGTGAAAAGCGCCGCCCAGTCGTCGTCGGTCGGCCAAATGCTCTGGAAACAACTGCCCGATAGTTCTGAATGGCTGGGGGGCGATTCGCAGCAGATCACGCAGCGTGTATTCAGTTTCTTTACCCTCACACTGGGGGCTGTGTTCGACGTGGTGATCATCGTCGTACTCGCGACTTTTCTGGCCATCGATCCGCTGCTGTACGTCCGGGGCTTCCTGCGGCTCATCCCGACGGAACAACGGCCCCGCGCGGCGCAGGTGTTGATTACGCTGAACATCACGCTGTTCCGGTGGTTTATCGGCAAGATTCTCGACATGACGAGCGTCGGCATCATGACGGCCATCGGGTTGTGGGCACTCGGCATGCCGCTGGTGCTCACGCTTTCGCTGATTGCCTTCTTCTTCTCGTTCGTGCCCAACCTCGGGCCGCTGCTGTCGGCCGTGCCGCCGGTGCTGCTCGCGTTTGTGCAGAGCCCCTCCATGGCGTTGTACGTCGCTCTGCTCTACCTGGGCATCCAGGCCTTCGAGAGCTACCTGATTACCCCGAATATCCAGAAGCACGCCATCCAGATGCCCCCGGTACTGCTGCTGGCCGTGCAGGTCTTTTTCGCCAAACTACTGGGGGCACTAGGGTTGCTGCTCTCCACACCCATTCTCGCCACGGTGATGATTTTGGTCAAGATGTTGTACGTGAAAGGAACGCTGGGCGACCAACACCTGGACGTGGCATTCGAGGAAGAAGCTGCCCGGCGCAGCCACGCGCTGCTTCCGGAAGAACCCTCTGCCTGA
- a CDS encoding MFS transporter: MQPTLARSFRLYRDAYVGHPKEIWALAVLTFLNRVGTMVLPFLSVYLTTVLGFSLREAGLLASAFGLGSLGGAFFGGRLSDRWGPLTVIMLSLSVGGGLLIALQFATRFPTLFLLIFLASLFGEAYRPAMSAAVGNYVPSSETGRSMAFLRLAINLGMSAAPAIGGLVATTIGYDGLFWIDGLTCLTASVFLWFTSRRWTRPLPDPSDTSDPEATGRPPYRNGAYLLFVLGTFLVAFGFLQWFHTVPVFLKNAWGLNERSIGLLLAVSSALVVVIEMPLIHVLEKAGVRKGALLSGMVLIAAAYLVYLLPPALALGYVAVTLLTLGEILYLPFNNALPLTLSPKTRRGDYMAWYYMAWSVANIATPLVGLTLADALGFSFLWMILALAIGISFVLLLLLAPRLKL; the protein is encoded by the coding sequence ATGCAGCCTACCCTTGCCCGTTCGTTCCGTCTCTATCGCGATGCCTACGTGGGTCATCCCAAAGAAATCTGGGCGCTGGCCGTCCTGACGTTCCTGAACCGGGTGGGCACGATGGTGCTGCCGTTTCTCAGCGTCTACCTCACCACCGTGCTGGGCTTTTCGCTGCGGGAGGCCGGTCTGCTGGCGTCGGCGTTCGGGCTGGGTTCGCTGGGCGGCGCTTTCTTCGGTGGGCGGCTGAGCGACCGCTGGGGGCCGCTGACGGTGATTATGCTGAGCCTCTCGGTCGGTGGCGGTCTGCTGATCGCCCTGCAGTTTGCCACGCGGTTCCCGACGCTGTTTCTCCTGATTTTCCTGGCGTCGCTGTTCGGAGAGGCGTACCGCCCGGCCATGAGCGCCGCTGTGGGCAATTACGTCCCTTCGTCGGAAACCGGGCGTTCCATGGCGTTTTTGCGGCTCGCCATCAATCTGGGCATGAGCGCCGCCCCGGCCATCGGGGGATTGGTGGCGACCACCATCGGATACGACGGCCTGTTCTGGATCGACGGACTGACGTGCCTGACCGCCTCTGTTTTCCTGTGGTTTACGTCGCGCCGCTGGACCAGGCCGCTGCCGGACCCATCGGACACGTCCGATCCTGAGGCCACGGGTCGTCCGCCGTACCGCAACGGGGCGTATCTTCTTTTTGTGCTGGGGACATTTCTGGTGGCGTTCGGCTTTCTGCAGTGGTTCCATACGGTGCCGGTGTTCCTCAAAAATGCGTGGGGACTGAACGAACGTTCCATCGGGCTGCTGCTGGCCGTCAGTAGCGCCCTCGTGGTGGTGATCGAAATGCCGCTCATTCACGTCCTGGAAAAAGCCGGAGTCCGGAAGGGAGCGCTGTTGTCGGGCATGGTGCTGATCGCGGCGGCCTACCTCGTCTATCTGCTTCCTCCGGCGCTGGCGCTCGGGTATGTCGCCGTGACGCTCCTGACGCTGGGCGAGATTCTGTACCTCCCCTTCAACAACGCGCTGCCGCTGACCCTGAGTCCCAAAACCCGACGGGGCGACTACATGGCGTGGTACTACATGGCCTGGTCGGTCGCCAACATCGCGACGCCCCTCGTGGGCCTTACGCTGGCCGACGCCCTCGGCTTTTCGTTCTTGTGGATGATCTTGGCGCTGGCCATCGGCATCAGTTTCGTGCTGCTTCTGCTGCTGGCCCCGCGCCTGAAGTTGTAG
- a CDS encoding nucleoside hydrolase: MKKKLWMDHDGAIDDLLSQLLVLTMPDVDLIGLSITPADCFLEPALESAYKLLHLMDRTEVPMGRGESYGVNAFPDAWRARPECVNALPMLINLPSPPDPYQYPSAPDLMIDTLRASDTPVTVLMTGPCSNLTLALERAPDLVEKIDEVIWMAGAFRTQGNVLAFQHNGTAEWNVYWDPVSAQKLLTYGLPLVFVALDATNHVPVHKTFLQQLARQADHRLSNLAGQLWALTIDTIPSYHYTYFMWDMLATSYLALPQAFTTEAIRATISTRPPNAGQTRLDPNGVPATLVTDVDKALFYDYLLQQFRA; the protein is encoded by the coding sequence ATGAAGAAAAAGCTTTGGATGGACCACGACGGGGCCATCGACGACCTGCTGTCGCAACTCCTGGTGCTGACCATGCCCGATGTGGACCTGATTGGCCTCTCGATTACCCCGGCCGATTGTTTTCTGGAACCCGCGCTGGAATCGGCCTACAAACTGCTGCACCTGATGGACCGGACAGAGGTGCCCATGGGTCGCGGCGAATCCTATGGAGTCAATGCCTTCCCCGACGCCTGGCGTGCCCGCCCCGAGTGCGTCAACGCCCTGCCGATGCTGATCAACCTGCCCTCGCCCCCCGATCCGTATCAGTACCCGTCGGCCCCTGACCTGATGATCGATACCCTGCGCGCGTCCGATACCCCGGTCACGGTGCTGATGACCGGCCCCTGTTCTAACCTGACGCTTGCGCTGGAACGCGCCCCCGATCTGGTGGAAAAGATCGACGAGGTGATTTGGATGGCGGGCGCGTTTCGCACGCAGGGGAACGTGCTGGCGTTTCAGCACAACGGCACCGCCGAATGGAACGTGTACTGGGACCCCGTCTCGGCTCAGAAACTCCTGACCTACGGACTGCCTCTGGTATTCGTTGCGCTGGATGCCACCAACCACGTGCCCGTCCACAAAACGTTTCTGCAACAACTGGCCCGGCAGGCGGACCACCGGCTTTCCAACCTGGCAGGGCAACTGTGGGCCCTGACGATCGACACGATCCCGAGCTATCACTACACGTATTTTATGTGGGACATGCTGGCGACCAGCTACCTCGCCCTGCCGCAGGCCTTCACCACCGAGGCCATCCGCGCCACCATCAGTACCCGCCCACCCAACGCCGGTCAGACGCGGCTCGATCCGAACGGCGTTCCGGCAACGCTGGTCACCGACGTAGACAAGGCCCTTTTCTACGACTATCTCTTGCAACAGTTCCGGGCATAA
- a CDS encoding DUF6249 domain-containing protein, which produces MNEKILALLIPISAVIGTFIVIINVRRFENSERLAMIERGMEPNLHRPANNSNTLRFALLAIGIGVGLILADLFESLLNLDGDVIYPAMLFLGGGVGLLLAYRILERKEKEREAELQKTHP; this is translated from the coding sequence ATGAACGAGAAAATACTTGCCCTCCTGATTCCGATCTCTGCCGTCATCGGAACGTTCATCGTCATTATCAACGTACGCAGATTCGAAAACAGCGAGCGCCTGGCGATGATCGAACGGGGCATGGAGCCGAACCTGCATCGCCCTGCGAACAACAGCAATACGCTACGCTTCGCCCTTCTGGCGATTGGCATCGGGGTGGGCCTAATTCTGGCCGACCTGTTCGAAAGCCTCCTGAACCTGGACGGCGACGTGATCTACCCGGCGATGCTGTTCCTGGGCGGTGGTGTCGGCCTGTTGCTGGCCTACCGGATTCTGGAGCGGAAAGAAAAAGAAAGAGAAGCCGAATTGCAAAAGACGCATCCCTGA